The genomic interval GCCACGCAAGGAGTTGGCTTTTTGTCCCAGGATCAGAGGGTTTTAGGCAGGAAAGTTATACGATCATATACGTGTATGAGGTTTACTTTCCAAATTCTACCCGCAAGTCAGGTTAGAAATGTCAACTCACAGGAGTGGGTGAGGAGCTAGGAGTGTGAATGGGATTGGAAGTGGTTCATAAAAATGGGGACAAAAGGAGGTACAAGATGTGACCAAATGATGAGATTTGGAGGCCATTTAGTGGCGGTGCAAACTGCCCCTCTGTACTTCGGCATCTCCTGAGGCTGTGATTACAACATAATGCAGTCATGGGCGTCTGCAATGATTCTGTAATCAGTAATGACTTGTGCTTCGTCCCTTTTAAGAAGCCCCAAGGATGCAGTAAGACCAGTGCTCTTGGCCTCCTGGAGCCCCCAGTGCCGTGGGGAGAAGAGACATGGATCAGACAGAtaataaggaaaggaaataagCATCAGCGGTGTTTGGGTCATGGGGTTTGGatagttttccttttctgtgtttggCTTTTGGTATTTTGCAatattctgtaatttgttttaCTTAGgtgataaaatttataaatattagatacatttttaagagaaatttctATAAACAGTGGTTCAGATGAGAAAGTTTTCGTACAGCTCCAAGTTTGCTCTTGGCTTTAACTGAAAATCGACATAAAAACATACCCTTTGGTTGATGAGcttcggtttttttttttgtttttttttttttggtaaaaatgcAACCAAAGAAATCATTCTCATTTAGtgacctttatttatttatttatttataatttttttggtggtggtggaggtatAGTGACCGTTCTTTAAAAGCAAACAagccccaaacacacacaaacaaaacttGTTAAACTTTTTATTAGTCAAGTACTATGTTCTTTCGTGTCTCTAGCATCCAGGACACTCAGCCCTACCTACCTTTTATACACAAATGCAGTGATTTCCCTTTCCCCGTGTTTCGGGGAAGAATATTCTCCTATATATGTTCCAAATTAGCATCCTTCAAAAACCCCAATGCTGCCGTGCAGAGAGCTGGTCCCACATGCCAAATTCCATTTAATCTGAGGAAGGACACCATCAAAAGTGGAAACTAAGCTTGAGATGAAGAGATAAACAGGGCAGGGCCTGGaacatttctgtctccctcccaccAGACTAACTCTAGTACCCTTTGTTCACTGCCCCTTCCCGGACCCTGTGCTGTCGTGCCCCACCCTGCAGCCACCCACACGACCCCAAGGCCAGGAATAAGACCTACCTCTAGCTACGGACTCCTCAGAAAAGCCGAGTCTGGCCTGTACAACCTCTAGTACGGAGCTCCTCTCTGAATCTTCCTGGACGGTCACCACCACACcagaggtgaggaggaaggacAAAGCATAGAAGCTTCCTGTCCAGAGACCCCTCCCCCTGCTCGTAGGATTTCCAggccaaaaagaaaaggaaaatttcccAAGTGAGCCCACGGTGGGGTCCACCTTGGGTGGTGAAGCTCTTGCCAAACCAGCCCTCCTCCTGCCGACAACTATACCTTCTGCCAAAGTACTGCAAAATCACCACCTGAGGGTTTGAATAGAGAAaagcattctttaaaaatgaaaaggaaatcttTTCTGGGACTTGTGGAGCCCTCCTTGTCTGGAGCTCTGTTCCATACATGACCCAAAGGACAGGAGGTACCTCTCCCGGTTTCTCCTCCCGGACTGAGGGTAACCAGGGCCCCCGGGGGAGTCACCTTCTGGTATTTCTCATCACCTCCCTCAAGGTTTTTGTCATTCAGTATTTGAATGATAGGTTTTATGTAGTCATTTTCCTGTCATCTGTGAAAATTATTCTCGTTTCTAATTTTTTCAGTGAGCGAACGGGCAGAGAGATTCACTGGGAAAAGTCAAACTGGTCAGCCAGGGTGGGTTTGATCTCTTACGTGCTGCTCTGTTGCAAGAGCCCTGAGGCCAGCTCACCCGGCCAGCCGGGCACCTCCGTGCCACCTGCGGGGGTTTGGTTCTCCAAGGTCTTCCTTTTGTATAAATCTTCATCTTCCTCGAATGACCTCTGTTGCCATTAAACTTTTCTTCGTTTTCTTTTGCAAAGGAAATCAGTGTATACTAGAAACTCACTTTTTCCTGAGGCTGGTCGGAAGTTCATTACTGCTAGGTATAGTCAATTGTGGGGATGAATGCAcagctttcttgagatataattcatgcaCAATACAATTCtcctatttaaagtgtataatttagtggcttttagtatattcacagagttgtgcttTCATCATCACAGTCagttacagaatattttcattactccAAAAGAAGCCAGCCCGCTTCTGCCTCCCAGCCCTAGGTAATCACTGGTCTCATTTTTGTCACTACAGATTCACTTactctgaacatttcatataaatggaattcaACCTTTCTGATCCTTTGTGActgacttccttcacctagaataaTGCTTTCacggttcacccatgttgtaacTTGCAtcagtattttgtttctttttattgcccaGTGAtaatccattgtatggatatactaccTTTTATTTATCCCGTCATCAATTGGtggacattgggttgtttccattgttttagcttttatgagtaatgctgctaggaacatttgtgtggacatatgtcttcatttctcttaggtatattcctaggagtgaaattactggatcctatggtaactcCATGTATAACGTTTAaggaactgttttccagagtcactggaccattttgcatttccaccagcagcgTATGAGGGTTTCAATATCTCCACGTCCTCTACAATctttgttattatctgtctttttgatgagAGCTGTCCTGGTGAACATGAGGTGTATctttttgtggttttgatgtgcatttccatGATAGCTTTtcatgctgaacatcttttttatgtgcttattgatcatttctaCACTGTCTTTGGAGAAGTGGCTactcaaatattttgcccattttaaaaatgagttatttgtcttttttgttatcctaaagcatcattttaaaataataaggcAGAGGGTCAGTGATCATGACTTAAGTGTATAGtagttgtaaaataaaatatttattgaatgaggcATATATGGAAacccttgaaatattttttagggCTTTTGGAGCGTCTGGTGGGTCGTTgatctttccttctcctccctcttttcttaGGAGCCCATTTGGCAGCTCTCACGTGTTTTGTAGAACGCTGTGAACAACCACCAGAGTTGTTTTTCAAGAAATAGAACGAGTGGCAGCTTCTTCCTCGTAACAGAACTTTCATTGTTGCCTTCAATGCCTAACGTTGCAGAAACAGAAAGGACAAACGATTCTGGAAATGGTGAGCACAAATCTGAGAGAAGGTCTCCTGAAGAGAATCTGCAAGGTGCCGTCCAGTCCTTCTGCCCTCGTGCCTCAGGAGAACGCTTGGGTCCCAAAGGAGATGGTCATTATCCGTGGAGCTGTCCGGTGACCCACACTCGGGAGAAAATCTATGCCATCTGCTCAGACTATGCCTTTCTCAACCAGGCCACCTCAATCTATAAAACTCCCAATCCACCCCGCCCTTCTTGCCTCCCTGATAGTATCTCTTTATCTGTGGGAAATAATTCCTCCAGATACACGAGTCTCCCAACCAGTACATCGGAAATCATCTACAATGAAGAAAATAGCTTGGAAAACTTATCCAACAGCCTGGGCAAGCTACCTCTCGCGTGGGAAATTGATAAATCTGAATTTGATGGGGTGACCACGAATTTGAAACACAAATCAGGTAAGGAAGGAGCCATGGCATTCACGTGTGAAAGTAAGGAAAGGACAAGCAGTGTATCTTGTTAGAACTTGCCGttcaatgtattttcttttcataatacCAAGCAAGGGATAGCACTACCATGTTGTTTGttactgtagttaaaaaaaaaaaatcttggacaTAGGACATTTAGTTCATTAATGTGTTGCCACTGGAACCTTCAGACATAACCCTTGCTTTTAGagagctttgaaaaaaaatctaagaatgcTGTAAAATGCAAGTATTACAGTTAAGTTTGCCGTATCTTAGAAATGGTTAATGAGGTGGCTAGAGTAACATACTACTATTTCATAGTTTTACAGGGATGTGAATTCATTTTTCCCAGTTACACATCTGGTTTTCTTTTCTACTCTATAACATTTAGGTTTTTCtgttgttaaaaattttaaacagtcaGCAAGTTCTCCAGGTACCGCTGAGTAGGTTGTGTACTGCACAATTTAAGAGGGTGCAGGGTATAACCTTCACAATTGCAAAGTGGTGATTCTGGAGCAGGCACTAATGCTCTCCATGTCTTCCTTTTGAACTCACAGAAAttttatgaggtaggtactattgtctttataggtgaagaaattgaggcataaGTTGCTTGGGTAAACTTGCACTGCTAGTAAGAGGCAGAAGTGGGGTTTGCACTTCACTGCTAGTCTTGTCTGATCATTTTGTAAAACCTCCATCCATCTACTCACTCATGTGCAAAATCGACTTGTTTcatggaatattatataaatacGTAATTCTTGGGGTGTCGGGGGCTGTtcactttgtgtctctttttatgggcgattggtctataattttttttcgCAGTGTCTATACAGATTTCCTAAAACATGTTGGGAAgtattctcttctgttttctgaggGGTTTTCAGAGGGGTATTAAAAATCTCTATGATTATGGAGTTGCCTTGATTCTCATCAATTCTGTCAAAGTTtactttgtccatttcatctacgTTGTCAAGGCGTTGACAGAAAGTTGTTTCTAACAGTTCCCTTTATTAACGCGTGGAGGGTCTTTAGTGATAAATACCTTTTCATACCTGATGCTGGTgatttaggttcttttttttttcctagctggggttttatcagttttatttgtcttttcaaacAACCAGCTTTTAGCTTTGCTTATTTTCTCAATTgtctgttttccatttcattgatATATGCTCTTTATCATTTTGTTCCTTCTACCTACTTTGGGTTtactttgttcttcattttctaacCTCTTGATTCAGGACTTTTTTACTATAAGTGTTAAATGCTCTAAATTGCTCACTGAGTACTGTGTTAACTTCAGTCCACAAttttaatacactttatttttattatcatttaatttgatgtattttctaattcccttgtgatttcttctttgagacatgcattatttagaagtatgctATGTAATTTCCAGGTATTTAGGGTTTTTCTAagtattgatttctaatttaattccactgtggaCAGAGGACCTATGACCTCAGTCTTTTTAAATGTACTGAGACTTGTTTCATGAGCCAGCACATGGTCTCCATTGCTGAATGTTccacatgcacttgaaaagaaggCGCATTCTGGAATTGTGGGGTGTAGTGTTTTATAGTTATTTACGGGGTCAAAGCATATGAAAATGTTGCTCACATCTTCTGTGTCGCTACCTAATTTTTGTCTTGTTCCATCAACTGCTGAAAATAAAGTGCTGaaagtctccaactatgattatggacttgtcttttctccatttaattgtgttgatttttttttgtcttttcaatatatttttattgaagtatagtcagtttacaaagttgcgtcaatttctggtgcacagcacaacgcttccatcatacatgaacatacacagatttgttttcatattctttttcaccataggttaccacaagatattgaatatagtaccctgtgctacacagtatgaacttgttgtttatctatttcatatacattAATTACTATCTACAAATCTAATTGTGTTGCTTTTTGTTTCATGTAATTTGAAGCCTTGTTGTTAGGTGTGTAtacatttatgatttttatttcttcttgatgaaTTAACCTTTTTATCATTATGGAGCATCCCTCATTATTCCTggcaatatttctttttctgaaagctACTTTGTTTGATATTAGTTAACAGTTGGtatagctactccagctttcttctgactaatgttttcacttttgtctctgttttgtctGGTTCTCAATTTCCTGTCCCGCAAGAGGTAACCACTGTTATTTGTCTTATGTGTCTTttggagaatgtgtgtgtgtacacacatgtatgtaGACATATGTACATAGGTTCATACTCACACTGAACGGAGACTTTGTTTTCCATTCTGGCTCCTGGTGCtgaagttgcatttttttttttaaagttgcatttTAATAATGTACTTGTGTGCATCCTTCTTAATCCACTTTGCAGTCTCTGTCGGCCTGGAGATATTTTTAAACATCGCGTCATCGGATTATTGGATCCACTGCTTTTACTTTCTCAACAGGGTTTCATTAATgtggttttattgttttatagAAAGGATTCATTTTCTGGAAAGTGGTCTGGTTAAATATTTTACTGTTGGTAATTCGATTTTCTAGAGGTGGCTAAACGTTTTGTGACTGATTCTTTTACCAGCTAAGTGACTAGTTCAGGAATTGGAATACAAGAGCCGGATTGGAGAGAGCATTCATGGTTgtttaaatttgcttttattctctctctctttaaggCAGGGGAGGGTATTCTTGCAGATACATGTATTTCTTCAGTATGTTTGCAAATATCATTTTTAGACCGAGTGGCAGTTACTTTTAAGTTTTGTTGCCTACTTAGATGTATTGCCTTGGAAGCTTACTTCATCTTACTTCATTTTGTACTCTTGTATTTTAGGCAATGTAAAGAAACAAACTTCTAAGAAAAAAACTTCAGATAAGAAAGGAAGACATCAAAGGGAATGGCCTCAGTATTCTCCTCTTGAGGATATTAAGCAGCGGAAAGTATTAGACCTCAGACGATGGTAATCTCTAAAAAtcgactttttatttttatttttttttacttaaccaCAATACCACTGTCATACCTAGTGAAGTTAACAACATTTCCTGAGTATCTAATTTCCAGGCTAAATTAAGATTTCCCAGAGTTTTTTGGAAATGTCTTCACACTTGGTTGTTCAAAGTGGGACGCACAATGAACCATGTACTGTGTTTGCTTTCTGTGGCCTCAACATCTCTTTTAAACTGGAACTGTCTCCACTCGACCCTCCCCTGATTGGTCTGGTTTTTTTCCTGCTAGTTGTTTGCATTATTCGTATAACCTCAGTACATATAAACTGAAAGTTAGAAGCTTGGTTAGATTCTGGGTGAGCAGTTTTGGCGAGAATACTGCCTCGGTGGCCCCGTGTCCTTCATACTGCATCCCATCGGAAGCTATATTGTGTCTGGTCGTCTGATCTTAGAGATCCCAAGAGTGATTACTGGATTAGGGTGTTGACAGCTTTAGCCAACATTGtcaagttatttttttcctcagcaATCATCAAGTAATCAGTGGGGTGACAGTGGCAGCAGGCAAACATCCAGGTCTGCATCAGCCTTTCACCTGTGGTTTAAGCCAAACTCATTGATGACCCCTGCCTGAATCCTGTTATAAAATGGTGATAGTTCGGAATCCCATCCTTTCTTCTGCCTTTGTGAACTGGCATTCTTTTAAGAAGAAGATCTTTCACTTACCAACTGGGACTATTTGGTTACCTTAAGATATATTtccttttctaaagaaaaaaatgtttaattcatGATAGTTTTTAAGTATTACTAATCTATGGTTTGAGGTTTTACAAGTTCTTTTGTGTGAGGTTTTAGAAATTTTAGATGTTTTCACTTATTTAATAAATAGTGGACCCTTTGCTGTGGGTTGAGAATACAGAGATAAACAAAACACCGTCTTTGTTGAGAAGAGgggagaatgtaaaatatctcaggaAATTTGTCAGATAAATTGACACCTAGCATGAGTGGAGGTGTGAATGAATAACCAACATCAGGGGAGGCAGTGGTCAccagaaggcttctctgaggactGGGGTCTTAAGAGAGGAAATCTGAGAGGATGAAGGGTCTAAGGGTCTTTGAACGGATGCTAGCAACGTGTCCGGTAGGTTGGCAGTGAATTGCAGGGAAGGTGGTGACTGCAAAAGGGGAAACATGGGCCACACAcgtcctgatttcaaaacatattacaaagctacagtaaccaagacagtgtggtactggcataaagacagacatgtagaccaatggaacagaatagaactcagaaataaaaaatcaTGTAAACAGGCAAATCATCTCCTGCAAGTGTGCCAACACCACAGGATGGGGAAAAAGACAGTCTTCagaaaatggtgctgggaaaagtggATATtctcatgcaaaagaatgaagttggaccctaacttcacatcatacacaaaagttgactcaaaaaagattaaagacatatatgtaagacctaaaactttaaaactcctagaagaacaCGTAGGGGAAAAGCATCATGGCATTGGGTTTCGCAGTGATTTCTAGAGTATGACTccaaaagcacaggtaacaaaagcAAACATAGACAAAGGGGGCCATGTCAAACTTAAACACTTGGTGCGTCGGAGAAAACAATCAgcaaagtgaaaaggcagcctatgaAGTGGGGGAAAGCATTTGCAGATCATACATCAGATAAAGGCTcaatatgcagaatatataaagaactcctacaactgaAGTTGCAGATAATCATATATGTAGCTCATCTAGGCATTTACCTTGCAATTTTAGTCTTTGGTATCTAGATTtatctgtctttaatttttttccattggttTAGGTAACATCTACTTTAACTTGTAGTTAGTCATACTTaatcatcttttttaaaatgcatgattTATTGTTGTTAGACATTTATCATGTGTttaataaatatactttaaacGTACTAAATACACTAATAGTATGTAATGTACTAAGTATACtactaataaaaatactttaaatgaataaagattTTACCTTGATTTACATGATCAAAGTTTTCATTATGTTAACGCTCTCAGTTATCATGAGTGCTTTATTTCTATATGCATATTTTGTGTCCATTCAAGTGAAGAAAACAGTCTTTTGTTTTCTCAGGTACTGCATAAGCCGACCACAATATAAGACGTCTTGTGGTATCTCCTCATTAATTTCTTGCTGGAATTTCTTATACAGCACAATGGGAGCTGGAAAGTAAGTATGTTCATTGATTGGAGTCCCTAAACTCCAAAGTTTATTTGGTGTTGCTTTTTCTATAATGGAAGATTTTAAAGAAGAAGAGATTTTTCAttaactggggggaaaaaaactgttgtGTTTTGTTATAGCCTTTTAACtaaaatatatgcatacattctttctgataaaataaaaattaaaaatatgactaAAATTGTTTGCAGATCAAACAGCCATAGTAGCAGTGAGACGGGTCATATTTGCATGTGATTGGAATTGTGAAATGAAAGGCGGTGTTTCTTTTGCAGTCTTCCAGCTATCACCCAAGAAGaagctttacatattttgggcTTTCAACCCCCATTTGAAGATATTAGGTTTGGCCCTTTCACCGGAAATACAACACTTATGAGGTACAAAGCCCTCACTTAGAAGCCATACCTTATTTCTAGTTCTGCAAAAGAATAATGCAGTAGATGTATGTGCATTGATAGTAAACCATGTGTCCAGCTGTTTGCACCCAAGCGCTGGTAGATATGCCAGACGTGGGCTCTGCCTGAATTTTTCTGGAATTGAAATAGTGCCTTCTTTGTTAGGGAACTGTTGCTGTGAGCAAATCTCCTTGTTATTTTCAGGTGGTTTAGACAAATTAATGACCACTTCCACGTAAAAGGATGCTCGTATGTTCTATATAAGCCTCACGGGAAGAACAAAACAGCTGGAGAAACTGGTAGGTAAACAGatagatttacacacacacacacacacacacacacacacacatatatgcctTACGATCCATCTCAAAGACTGGTTTTGATTCATAGGACCTGATGTAAACCCTGAACACAGTCTATCACTCTTTGTCTAAGGGGAAATCATAATAAATAATAGTAGTATGTAAGGTACTTTTCCATATACTGTTAAGTATTTTTAGCTCTTCTCATCTTTGCATGTAGAACTTTTAAACCTTCAAGGCATGTCATAAACACTGCCTTAACGCATTGTATTGTTTGGGTCTtgggagctgtgtgtgtgtgggtgtgtgcaccTGCGTGTATGAGCTTGCCTGCTACTAAAACTCTTCCAAGAAGCAGCATGGAATTTGCAGTTCTTCCTGAAAGGGGATGCAGGGATTTTAGAATATTGGACGTTGGACCTGCAAAATAATGTATAACAATAGGACAATGGACTGTGAAAGAGACAGAGTTCTATTATAGACTCGTCTTGGTTATAACAGAGAGTAATGGAGTTGATCCTAAGGATTGTTTTGGTTACATGCTAGTTAAATAATTTGCATTATTTGGcaatttctgcttttaaaatttcacaataaTCTTTTGACATTACAGTCAGAAATCTATAATACAgtgttaaagaaaattttattctgatacTTGTTAAAAggtaaggaagactttattcaagactgtTGTAATGGGGTACTGGATGTGAGGGGGAGATCAGGCTCAACCCCAAATACAACAAAGATGGTTGGGAATTTATAGCCAACTAGCAGAGTGAGGGgttcagtggatggaaaattattaATAGGAGACATCAGGGGTAAGGGGATTCTTGCTAAAGTGTTTGCACAGGATTCTTGTAACAGGCAGGCCAAGGGCTTAGACATCGAGGGTGAAGGACTAGGACCTTAATCAGATATCAGGGGTAGGGGAGTCCCTCTAAACTGTCTtcagcaggattcttgctaaaactggactCAGCAAGAAGTCCAAGATGGAAGGCTAGTTGGGAAGGGGCTCAGAGATGCCCAATTGAGGTTTGGTCAAGCAGAGAGTCTTTGTCAGTAGAGGGTATATGGTTTACTAAGAGCAAAGACTGTGCATAGAGTGGGTGTGCTTCTGTTGCCCTTTATCATGTGTATCAAGTTGGTGATGAGTCAGGCAAGCTTGGAGTTCACATGTTGGTTTCGCACATACTGGTTTTGTAACCTTGAACAAGGCACTTAG from Camelus bactrianus isolate YW-2024 breed Bactrian camel chromosome 14, ASM4877302v1, whole genome shotgun sequence carries:
- the BIVM gene encoding basic immunoglobulin-like variable motif-containing protein isoform X2; its protein translation is MPNVAETERTNDSGNGEHKSERRSPEENLQGAVQSFCPRASGERLGPKGDGHYPWSCPVTHTREKIYAICSDYAFLNQATSIYKTPNPPRPSCLPDSISLSVGNNSSRYTSLPTSTSEIIYNEENSLENLSNSLGKLPLAWEIDKSEFDGVTTNLKHKSGNVKKQTSKKKTSDKKGRHQREWPQYSPLEDIKQRKVLDLRRWYCISRPQYKTSCGISSLISCWNFLYSTMGAGNLPAITQEEALHILGFQPPFEDIRFGPFTGNTTLMRWFRQINDHFHVKGCSYVLYKPHGKNKTAGETASGALSKLTHGLKDESLAYIYHCQNHYFCPIGFEATPVKANKAFSRGPLSPQEVEYWILIGESSRKHPAIHCKRWADIVTDLNTQNPEYLDIRHLERGLQYRKTKKVGGNLHCIIAFQRLNWQRFGLWNFPFGTIRQESQPPTHAQGIAKSESEDNISKKQHGRLGRSFSANFHQDSTWKKMSSIHERRNSGYHGYSDYDGND